ATTGTAGTAATACTACCACTCATATCCGCGCGCCTCATCGCTTCTACTCCTTGATGAAGTCAAGATTGCATAATCAGAGACAATTGCCTCTGAAGCTACAGGACATGGATAGAAAATAAGCGCTGAACAAAGACAAGCTTAAAATGTCTAGAATGAGTCGTATCCTAGACtaaaaaagagcaagatcAGCTGCGACTAGACACCGTCTCCatataataatctattgCAGCGGGAGGCTAAAAACCAATTCGATATCCTTTCGCTCTCCGGGTTTACGCCTTAGAGATCAGATCAATCTTAGTGGGCTCAGACACATATAAGGCTGCTAGCTTTCCAGGATCCATGCCACAAGCAGCGGGTTTTCATATTATAGAGATCTGACCAATGCACTCTAAACCATTTTTCTCGGACATCGAAAATCCGATTAGCCGAGATTTGGCTCGCATTTCCGCATTTCCACTCCACAAACTATGCAAAATTGTGCATTCAGTACTATTAATGCCTTTGGCTATGGCGATAATAATGATACATCTTATTTTCCTATTGAGCTTTGTATGGTAATAACAGATTGTCGCTTGCTCAACGTCACACTGTGCCCTCTATAATGTGTACGAAATGATATCCCAGTGTGAATATTGTAATCTATGCGAGCTAGATGTTATAGAAGACAGCAGAACTGATCTTGAGTGTGCGAttcgttttttttccctctttcctTTAcgatataataaatagccgTTCAACAACACCGGATGGTTGCGGCTCGCTGTGTTTTGCCAATCGCCGCTGACATGCCTTCCACATGTTTGTTACTCGTTCTACAAGCATATCAAATGCCCTCGGGGTCCGCGGGCAGCTCATATGGCAGCTACTAAACAAACTGCATAGTTGGCTGTAGCATCACTACGTAGTTGGCTTATTTCTGCTGTTGAGCAACCCATTTAGTGACGCGGAGGCTGCTATATCAGACTCATGTGCGACTGCTCCTTTGCAAAGTCCGAAGCGCGCGCGAGGCGGCGGCACTAGGGGATTGCTAAATCCGCCGCTTGCGGTGGTCCATATAGCTGCTACATGAGCGACCAGAAATGACCAATAAACAACTTTGTCGCCCATCTCGTAAGTCCATGATCCATGACTGAAAATGATTTATCTACGTACCACTACAGCTGTAAATTGCTGTTCCAAGTGTTTGTCGCCAAGCCCAGCTTGTCCTTGTTAGGCTGCCAGCTTCGGAGAAAAGACAATGTGAAGCGCGAGGATGGGGCTCATGGTGAAAGAGTTCTACGTCTTAAATTTTGAATATACGTATATATAGGAAGTGTAATTGAAATGTAATTGAAATGTCTTGTCATGACAACTATCATTTCACTGCCATTTAACTATACACACTCTCCAATAATCAGCTCTCTTGTTCTAAATGGCGCCGCAATTCGATATTACACCCGAGAAGCGAGCATCTCAGCTTGCATTCATACAACGCCAGCTATTCCGTGTACCTCCGACATGGACCAAGAAAGATATCGATCTTAGAGGCAAGACTGCCATTGTAACCGGATCCAATACCGGTCTTGGGTTTGAGTGTGCTGGTCAGCTCCTCGATCTTGGTCTTAGCAAGCTCATTTTAGCCGTTCGCAGCGAAGCcaaaggcgaagaagcaaaaaagttGCTTCTAGCGGGCCGAGATCCTAACAAGCTACCAGTCATTCAAGTATGGAAGCTTGATCTGTCGAGTTATGATTCCATCATGGCGTTTGTAGAACGCACCAAGACTCTGGAGCGGCTGGATATCACCATTAACAATGCAGGTTTGATGAAGAAAACCTTTGAGAAAAATCCCTCTACTGGGCACGAAGAGATCTTCCAAGTGAATTACCTTGGTCAATCTCTCTTCACTTTATTACTCCTCCCAGTGATTAAAGAGAAAAACTCGCCCGAACAACCCGGCCGCCTCGTCCTAGTTTCGTCTGATACAGCTGCATGGGCCGCGTTCAAGGGAAACAAGTCTGATCTTTTGTTTGAAGGGTTAGATAACCCTCAACTATTTAACAGCAGAGATCAATATTCCACTTCTAAATTACTAGGCCAGCTGTTTTTAACAGAATTGGTGAAGCGTGTACCATCATCAGTCGCCATAATAAACGCTCCAAACCCAGGGCTTTGCAAATCAAGCCTAGGTCGTGATTATGACAGCGCGTTTGAGagggcttttcttttcatgtTTCAACTTTTGCTCGGACGAGATGGCTCTGTGGGGGCACGCGCCTTTACGGATGCAGCTGTGAAACAGGGTACAGAATCCCATGGACAGTATctggaagatggaaaagtTCAACCGTACGTTCAACTCATACAGATAACAGAATTGCATTACAGTTCACTAACacagctttattatagaatggCACCTATTGTATATGAAATTGAAGGAGAAAGGTTGGCACAGAAGCTTTGGGAAGAGACCATGAATGAATTCGCTTTTGCAAAAGCAGCGGATATCGTCCATTCGTTAAGTAGATGAGGAAATCTATACCGGCCTATAAGGATCAAGAATCACAGTTTGCTACTATATTATCTAGTATACTAGATATACTTCTAATAATAAATGTTTGATTTAGCCATGATCATTCGGCCAAGGCTAATTTCATGCTTAATATTCAGCGCTGTTGCAAACAACTCCATGGATTCGCATTATTTCCATAGTTTCATCAGATAGACAAAAACGGCACACCGTTCGCACCCGTAATAGCATTAACTACAAATGGGGAAGTGAAGGTCGGTGGCATGCTGCTAGCGCTCATCACGGCATTCAATATGAAAAGCGCATCAGCCTGCTCAGGACCTTCCAAGTCCTGCTGAGCCCAAAATTTCCTGATCATTTCCTCTGTCGGTCCCAAGTTGTTCATTGGTCGTGCTTCCATTGTCCGTTTTATTGTTGATAGAATTAACAACCGCTGCTCGTCTGTCTCTGCTTGGATGGATAAGATGAATAGGGGGAAAGGGCGGTCATAGAGCCGGATCTTTTCCAGCAGTATAAaggccttggcggcggcagttCGGGCGGTTGTTGAAGACATGAAAGCTCCTTTGACAACTCGGTCGACATATATGACCAAGGCAAACTGGAACAATTTGTCATTCATGCTTTCGGCAACTTTGTTTATGGTGATATCCTCTCCCACATCAAAGCAGTCGCGCAAGTTGTCAATATCCTTGAGTCGTTGTTCAAGATCATGAATGGCGTGTAGGCGCTTAATTGATAGATAATTAGGGTCATCACGATTCTTGACGAGATCCATGGCTTCGCTCAAGAAATCAAGAACTTCGGGAGAGCAACCAAGCATATTGTGCATCTAGGGTACAATTGTTAGCAGGGGAATGGTAGTGCATGCATATGATTCGGTGAGAGAGGATTTGGAAATTCATACAGTTATGACATCGATGTCATATGCTGAATCAGAGACAAGAATATCTGATTTGGCCATTACTTCCATCTGTGGAGTCCGCTGCTGCCAATGCTGTATGCTAAACTTATACAGCACTTTATGATAACGAACCCAGTTTAGCAAGATAGCACAGTCTCCTGCGTACTTTCGATGAATGTTAAAGCCCGAATTGACAATTTTCATGCAGCCGTCGAAGTATACCGACCAGTCATTGGTCTTGCCACTTTGACTGAGGACCTGGTAGTTACAACAAGAGTTAGCAATATATAAACATATAGTAGCCACCCAAAAAGTTTTACCTCATATAACGTCAGAAGCAGGCTAGTAGCAATAGCCTGAGGCCGAGATTTATTATCCAGACCCTGTGTGAGGGCACCTTTAAGGTTTGAAATTGCTAAAATCTTGTATTTGAGCGCCTCATCTGATCTATGCAGCGACAATAGTGAGATGGCGTTCATGGAGTGGCGAACAGATAATGATGGCACGCTGTTGTCATCGAGTGACATTCGATACAAGAGGCCGCAAACATCATCTTGGAACGTGCCTGATGTGACGAGGCGTATAGCCGATGGTATTCGCGGCCCATCTGTGATGTCTCAGCATAAAAGCGCCAACTAATTACATCTGGTTGAACACGCAAGGGTTGACTTACAGAAGCCTAGTTTAGGTGACCACAGGGAATGACTTGGTGCCGCTTGTGCCAAGACACCTATATGTTGCACTATAAGCCAAGGTTAGACAGCCTATGACTTTCAAGTCATTGATGGGACTAACTATGAGCTCCCGTATTAATATGTTCACGATACAGGCTTACATCCCAGGTAGATGTATTAAGGAACACAACTGGATTGGCTTGATAGGCGTTCCGGCTCTGCACGTTTGCTGTTGCCGCACGACGCTTGTCCCCCTTCCGTGGCCATGACAGATTCTCACTGTATCCCGAGCATGCCTTCCCGCGTGTTTTACAGGCTGTGCACTCGGGCAGGGCCTTATCGCATGCTATCTTAAGGACTAAAACAAGTCAGCTGTGCTGAAGGAGTCATCTTGCCGAAACTGGACCCGCGTCATGATAGCCTCTTGCAACTTCAGGGGCTACGCAAAGGAtcacatgaaaaaaaaaaaaaagatcacgTAACACAGGCGCGCGCTAGAGGATGGTGAAAATCTCACGTACTTCGACAGCTCAAGCAGGATTTTCTCGTTCGCGGTGCTCGACTAgtggtggctgctgcagtCATTATGATACTCCAAATCTTTTCTCGTGGCAAAATCGATAAGTAATCCTCTGGGACACGGGAAGATCGATGGATCTATGGATATCGTATGCATCTGCTAGAGTCTCGTGGTTGAGGCTGTCAGATGAGAAAGTCTAAGCCAAGTGGGGCTCCAAGCCAGAATCTTCAAGCCATGCTTTAGCTAATCCATGACAATATTATGCCAGACACTGTATGAAGCACGGAGTAAGGCATCATGTGACGGCTGCGCTTCCAACAGCGGTAAATCATAAGAAGACAAAACAACCCCCCTGTAGAGTATGAAAGGTTGGCTCAGTATTCTCCATATCGATTCACATGATTTTTCTATCAATGCCAACGGAGTTTCACCACTATATAGCTAGGCTGATGCGGTAAATCGTAGAGTGCATACTCTCTCTCGCTAGAATATGGATGCGTTGGGCACTGTTGGCTTTAGAGgagcttgtgcttgtgcacCCTCTCTAGAAATCAAAGCTGTAACGGCTTGCATCTTTTATTTACTCCTGCTTTTATCAGAGCCCGTGATATTTGAAGCTCTACCAAAGACCGCATCTGTCCATCTGAATACACGATCTTCGCTATAGTCTGGGCCTCATACAAGTAGTGACCCTTCTATCTCACCACTTGTGCTCTTCATGGCCCACCAAAGCCGATCTTGAGTGCCGTTAGAATACTAGAATGGAGCATGAGGGTATGGCCAACTGTTTCCCAGAACCACGCATGTTTAGGTTACCCCAGAGGTGCTTAAACAGCAGCGATTAGATAGGTCTCTTACCTTCCCTCGTATCATTCCGAGAAACTCATTAGCAGCCAAATGCGTCGCACAATTgctaattctttaaaaaaaaaaaaaaaatgtaacTGGATTTTTAAAAATCGGAGCTGTCGCTTAGGCGACTAGAGATGAGAGAGCATCTTTGGCTTGCAGGTGCAAGACGTTCATCCACGAAACTACATTTACAAGCTGCCCTCGGCCGTAACACCATACTTGCAGACCGCTTTGGTATGTATCTCTTATGGGACGGCAATGGGCTCATTTTGCTAAACCCATTCCCAGATGGCTTCTTAGTCCATAATTCCGGCAGATTGATATCAGCTGCGTTGACAACTGTTGTTACACATGCACTAGTCGTCAAATTGCGGTTGCAAGAGTTGCCGATATTTAAAATCATCAGAGAACTAAGTCTAGGTAGTCTCTATAGCTACTTATAATGTAATAACCACCTGTGGAAAGTTGCCTTGGCCTTTCTTTACACGTATGCCTGCTTAGTACTTTTGGAAAGCGACTTTCATACTGCCATTGAGAAGTGCCTATTACCAAGAGAGCCTGATGACCCGGCCATGATATAGATGCTGTGGCAATATCTGGTGAGACAACTCATCGCCCGACGTCATCCAAATA
The Trichoderma asperellum chromosome 7, complete sequence DNA segment above includes these coding regions:
- a CDS encoding uncharacterized protein (EggNog:ENOG41) encodes the protein MAPQFDITPEKRASQLAFIQRQLFRVPPTWTKKDIDLRGKTAIVTGSNTGLGFECAGQLLDLGLSKLILAVRSEAKGEEAKKLLLAGRDPNKLPVIQVWKLDLSSYDSIMAFVERTKTLERLDITINNAGLMKKTFEKNPSTGHEEIFQVNYLGQSLFTLLLLPVIKEKNSPEQPGRLVLVSSDTAAWAAFKGNKSDLLFEGLDNPQLFNSRDQYSTSKLLGQLFLTELVKRVPSSVAIINAPNPGLCKSSLGRDYDSAFERAFLFMFQLLLGRDGSVGARAFTDAAVKQGTESHGQYLEDGKVQPMAPIVYEIEGERLAQKLWEETMNEFAFAKAADIVHSLSR
- a CDS encoding uncharacterized protein (EggNog:ENOG41), yielding MTAAATTSRAPRTRKSCLSCRILKIACDKALPECTACKTRGKACSGYSENLSWPRKGDKRRAATANVQSRNAYQANPVVFLNTSTWDVSLYREHINTGAHMQHIGVLAQAAPSHSLWSPKLGFYGPRIPSAIRLVTSGTFQDDVCGLLYRMSLDDNSVPSLSVRHSMNAISLLSLHRSDEALKYKILAISNLKGALTQGLDNKSRPQAIATSLLLTLYEVLSQSGKTNDWSVYFDGCMKIVNSGFNIHRKYAGDCAILLNWVRYHKVLYKFSIQHWQQRTPQMEVMAKSDILVSDSAYDIDVITMHNMLGCSPEVLDFLSEAMDLVKNRDDPNYLSIKRLHAIHDLEQRLKDIDNLRDCFDVGEDITINKVAESMNDKLFQFALVIYVDRVVKGAFMSSTTARTAAAKAFILLEKIRLYDRPFPLFILSIQAETDEQRLLILSTIKRTMEARPMNNLGPTEEMIRKFWAQQDLEGPEQADALFILNAVMSASSMPPTFTSPFVVNAITGANGVPFLSI